One genomic window of Eisenibacter elegans DSM 3317 includes the following:
- a CDS encoding sugar phosphate nucleotidyltransferase, which translates to MKVLIPVAGIGSKLRPHTHTQPKTLVPIAGKPILAHIIDNFYAHGFDEFVFVLGYLGDKIESYIKQNYPELKTIFVTQEPREGLAHAIWTAREHLDPEEPLMIVLGDTIATFNMQAMRNSPNTVVAVQKVETPEQFGIVETDAHGYVTKMTEKPLIPKSNLALVGVYKIKHVGKLLTAIEHIIQNNLRSNNEYHLTDALAYLLAQGENIAITMVDNWFDCGKKETLLEANAILLNNPTFKVPPKDYLGTIIVPPVSIGQGCRIEHSIIGPNVAIGDNTTLRRSIVQNSIIGSYSELEDVVLKASVIGNDSSLKGMIQSLNIGDNTEINFGK; encoded by the coding sequence ATGAAAGTTCTTATTCCGGTGGCGGGCATAGGCTCAAAGTTACGCCCTCACACCCATACACAGCCCAAAACGCTGGTTCCTATTGCCGGTAAACCCATCTTGGCACATATTATTGACAATTTTTATGCTCACGGTTTCGATGAGTTTGTTTTTGTTCTTGGCTATTTGGGAGACAAGATAGAGTCTTATATCAAGCAAAACTACCCTGAGCTCAAAACTATTTTTGTTACGCAAGAGCCTCGTGAAGGATTGGCTCATGCAATTTGGACTGCCCGCGAACATCTCGACCCTGAGGAGCCGCTGATGATTGTTTTGGGAGATACCATCGCTACCTTCAATATGCAGGCGATGCGCAACAGCCCCAATACCGTGGTTGCTGTACAAAAAGTAGAAACTCCCGAGCAGTTTGGCATTGTAGAGACCGACGCACACGGATATGTAACCAAGATGACCGAAAAACCCCTTATCCCCAAGTCCAACTTGGCCTTGGTGGGGGTATACAAAATCAAACACGTGGGCAAGCTGCTTACGGCCATCGAGCACATCATCCAAAACAACTTACGCAGCAACAATGAGTACCACCTCACCGATGCCTTAGCCTATCTATTGGCTCAAGGCGAAAACATCGCCATTACGATGGTCGACAATTGGTTTGATTGTGGGAAAAAAGAGACCTTGCTCGAAGCCAACGCCATTTTACTCAACAACCCGACCTTCAAAGTTCCTCCAAAAGATTATCTGGGCACGATTATCGTGCCGCCCGTCAGTATTGGGCAGGGTTGTCGCATAGAACACTCCATCATAGGGCCTAATGTAGCTATCGGAGACAATACCACGCTGCGCCGCTCTATTGTCCAAAACAGTATTATTGGCTCTTATAGCGAGCTGGAAGATGTTGTCTTGAAAGCCTCTGTAATTGGCAATGATAGCTCCCTCAAAGGGATGATTCAAAGCTTGAATATAGGAGATAATACCGAAATTAATTTCGGAAAATAA
- a CDS encoding SiaB family protein kinase, with translation MKYIYELHKIMVERNLILVYEGEFTQEITKSVLAMAERNMDAGREDSSVKRKVFNVMVECLQNIVKYSNEIDFEDAEGQQHHAVFMVGKHEDVYTITSGNMVTNDRVKILQDKIEHINSLDKDGLKALYKEIIKTGEINVKGGAGLGFIDMARKSGEKLQFDFEPMNDKISFFSLKTVVPRKES, from the coding sequence ATGAAGTACATCTATGAACTGCACAAGATAATGGTCGAGCGTAACCTCATCCTCGTATATGAAGGAGAGTTTACGCAAGAAATTACCAAGTCTGTGCTTGCGATGGCAGAGCGTAACATGGATGCAGGGAGGGAAGATTCGAGCGTCAAACGCAAAGTATTTAATGTGATGGTGGAGTGCCTCCAAAACATCGTAAAATACTCTAACGAAATTGACTTTGAAGACGCAGAAGGGCAACAGCATCACGCCGTCTTTATGGTAGGTAAGCACGAAGACGTGTATACCATTACCTCCGGGAATATGGTAACCAACGACCGTGTCAAAATTTTGCAAGACAAAATCGAGCATATCAACAGTCTCGACAAAGACGGCCTCAAAGCCTTATACAAAGAAATCATCAAGACTGGCGAAATCAATGTCAAAGGTGGCGCAGGGCTTGGCTTTATTGATATGGCCCGAAAATCAGGCGAGAAACTACAGTTTGACTTTGAGCCGATGAACGATAAAATTTCGTTTTTCTCGCTCAAAACGGTTGTGCCACGGAAAGAATCTTAG
- a CDS encoding GAF domain-containing protein, with amino-acid sequence MKIIQRLAVFAIILFILGIFFTASYLNSWRVELLSTLKLSRMEDIEKLRLAVANIFWVVGVETALGLFAILMLLLSRRRQVETIYVERVGKIGQQKGSDSQAATEDQTDNTSINNSQKQLMRNLLEVMNLHNNNREFQKLLEQVLRLVCTHLEAGQGGLYLAIQPENEAIQAKLVATYAYYTTETRKNVYEVGEGLIGQVMKDGKLINLKNVPEGYIMIVSGLGNVSAKHLTVVPVINEYGQVLAVFEIASLREFSEADEALLTEVALLLAKEIAEGEYQNILLD; translated from the coding sequence ATGAAAATCATTCAGCGTTTAGCCGTTTTTGCAATCATCCTCTTTATCTTGGGGATATTCTTTACGGCTTCCTACCTCAATAGCTGGCGAGTGGAGCTGCTGAGCACGCTCAAGCTCAGCCGCATGGAGGATATCGAAAAGCTCCGACTAGCAGTAGCCAATATTTTTTGGGTTGTAGGGGTAGAAACAGCCCTAGGCTTGTTTGCTATCCTGATGCTCTTGCTGAGCCGCCGCCGGCAAGTAGAAACCATCTACGTAGAGCGTGTAGGCAAAATCGGACAACAAAAAGGCTCTGACAGCCAAGCCGCTACAGAAGACCAGACCGACAATACCAGCATCAATAACAGCCAAAAACAACTGATGCGCAACTTGCTCGAAGTGATGAACCTCCACAACAACAACCGAGAGTTCCAAAAACTCTTAGAACAGGTCTTGAGGCTGGTCTGTACACACCTCGAAGCAGGGCAGGGAGGATTGTACCTTGCCATTCAACCCGAAAACGAAGCCATACAGGCCAAACTCGTAGCCACGTATGCCTACTATACTACCGAAACACGCAAAAACGTCTACGAAGTAGGGGAGGGCTTGATAGGCCAAGTAATGAAGGACGGAAAGCTCATCAACCTCAAAAATGTACCCGAAGGGTATATCATGATTGTTTCTGGGCTAGGCAATGTTTCGGCCAAGCACCTGACCGTAGTGCCCGTGATCAATGAGTATGGGCAAGTGCTGGCAGTGTTCGAAATCGCCTCCCTTCGCGAATTTTCAGAAGCCGATGAGGCACTTTTAACAGAAGTGGCATTACTTTTGGCAAAAGAAATAGCCGAAGGCGAATACCAAAACATATTACTCGACTGA
- a CDS encoding chemotaxis protein CheB codes for MSDFHIKHQYKAIAIGGSAGSFQVITKILNHLPKDFDIPIMMCLHRLRHVRHGFVEALNIKSSIEVQEPEDKQSVQRGGIYLAPANYHLQVDPGNTFSLSTDDLINNSRPAIDLMFHSAAAVYRHRLIAILLSGANRDGALGMKIAKDKGGLAIVQDPSECLIDTMPTAALKITPIDYQLNTDQIIRFLAELHEKNKAGILK; via the coding sequence ATGAGCGACTTTCACATCAAACATCAATATAAAGCCATTGCCATAGGAGGCTCGGCGGGGAGCTTTCAAGTCATTACCAAGATACTCAATCACTTGCCTAAAGACTTTGATATTCCCATTATGATGTGCCTGCATAGACTGCGGCACGTCCGCCACGGCTTTGTAGAAGCGCTCAACATCAAAAGTAGTATTGAAGTACAAGAACCCGAAGACAAACAAAGCGTGCAACGAGGCGGTATTTATTTGGCTCCGGCCAACTATCACCTCCAAGTAGACCCCGGCAATACCTTTTCACTCTCTACAGACGACCTGATCAACAACTCCCGCCCGGCCATAGATTTGATGTTTCATTCAGCAGCGGCTGTTTATAGGCATCGCCTAATAGCGATTTTACTCTCCGGTGCCAACAGAGATGGCGCTTTAGGAATGAAAATTGCAAAAGACAAAGGAGGGCTTGCAATCGTACAAGACCCAAGCGAATGTTTGATTGATACGATGCCCACCGCAGCACTCAAAATAACTCCGATAGATTACCAACTCAATACAGACCAAATTATACGCTTCTTGGCAGAACTGCACGAAAAAAACAAAGCAGGTATACTTAAATAA
- a CDS encoding CheR family methyltransferase — translation MQDIEIAQLKKLTELIQGRFDYDFSNYAMSSFKRRVQRLLEIYKYPSIEVLIQKLSEKDERFFQEFLSEITVNVTEMFRDPGFWKVLKDSILPNILLNERPIKIWHAGCSSGEEVFSMAIVLQEMKALDRVQIVASDIDTAIINKAKEGKYPIKNMELNQKNYERYEGSHTLSTYYKEEGNKAVFDKNLVRNVQWIVHNLVDGTAFDTFDLILCRNVMIYFNQQLQNQVLKLFHESLHKYSYLAVGSKESLIWCEIANKFIIVNNEEKVYKKVKD, via the coding sequence ATGCAAGATATAGAAATTGCCCAACTCAAAAAACTTACAGAGCTAATTCAGGGACGCTTTGATTATGACTTCTCGAACTATGCCATGTCATCGTTCAAACGCAGGGTACAACGCTTGTTGGAGATATACAAATACCCATCGATAGAAGTTTTGATTCAGAAACTATCAGAAAAAGATGAACGTTTCTTCCAAGAGTTTTTGTCCGAAATCACGGTCAATGTAACGGAAATGTTCCGAGACCCTGGTTTTTGGAAAGTACTCAAAGACAGTATTTTACCCAATATTTTACTCAATGAGCGCCCCATTAAGATTTGGCATGCAGGCTGCTCTTCGGGCGAAGAAGTATTTTCGATGGCCATCGTCTTACAAGAAATGAAGGCGCTTGATAGGGTACAGATTGTGGCTTCAGACATCGATACGGCCATCATCAACAAGGCCAAAGAAGGAAAGTACCCCATCAAAAATATGGAACTAAACCAGAAAAACTACGAACGCTATGAAGGCTCACACACCCTGAGTACATACTACAAAGAAGAAGGCAATAAAGCTGTTTTTGACAAAAACTTGGTGCGTAATGTCCAGTGGATTGTCCATAACCTAGTAGACGGTACTGCCTTCGATACTTTTGACTTGATTTTGTGCCGCAATGTGATGATATACTTCAACCAACAGCTCCAAAATCAAGTACTTAAACTATTTCACGAAAGCCTACACAAATACAGCTACTTGGCCGTAGGCTCCAAAGAGTCCTTGATTTGGTGCGAAATAGCCAATAAGTTTATCATTGTCAATAATGAGGAGAAAGTCTACAAAAAAGTGAAAGACTAA
- a CDS encoding ATP-binding cassette domain-containing protein, which yields MSENILDALTRLFGIISKQDGGATQIERDFVITYFKEHLDQNSIHTYTQLYDEVADYGNPGPDRITMRESVKILKYCREINQNLAQGQKVVILTKLLELIATDGEFTDQRREIIDTVSKAFNIAGDEYKAIESYVINRETSQMSFKDILIVSSNLNAQLSNPEAKTLQLEKLDGEVIFLWVRSADMLFVKHHCQEEEILLNGFPIKPYQVYLYSRGSAIKTGQGKALYYSDITAIFLENLQETKLSFIAEEIEFTFPAGNLGLRGVSISETQGRLVGIMGGSGAGKTTLLNVLAGLETPSKGEVLINNIDIHKDKDAIEGVIGYVAQDDLLIEELTVYQNLYYNAKLCFNDLNEAEIDERVVSVLTSLGLDHIRHLKVGNPLNKKISGGQRKRLNIALELIREPAVMFVDEPTSGLSSRDSENVVDLLKEISLKGKLIFVVIHQPSLDIYKMFDRMIILDQGGYPIYYGDPLEAIPYFKKTANQVEGDRRNLNPEQIFNIIEDQVVNEYGQYTNKRKITPQQWNEHYKANFQQEKVEVIEEPPPSSLKLPNLFVQTTIFTIRDFLAKVGNTQYLLINLLEAPILALLMAFVIRFQNDPKVEGKYTFMFNDNIPAYILICVIIALFMGLTVSAEEIIKDRKIQKREKFLNLSKASYLCSKLIILFTLSAIQTLTFVVVGNAILEIKGELLNYWIILFSVSCFANVLGLNISSTFNSVVTIYITIPLLLIPQMILSGMIFSYDKMNDNITLKGKVPPVADIMVSRWAFEAMTVKQFKDNYYNEDYYQIEKTENYYRVKQKYWVPALREKVDRLVENYHLDDKNDSVMKVIEDDLSLLRNEISDEKRYHKFAKNIKIAEELTTSRFNEGVADKLNTYLDKVNDDATEQENKAAREREKVYEKFEAQDPKYPKIKEQYHNNQLSLMMKKEEVAIQGQPFIEHRGRLIQRIYPVFHEPKNPINWFDYSAHFFAPTKHFAGRWIDTYYYNLFVIWLLTFVLYLTLYFDVFKRIFNIFSRLGSLKS from the coding sequence ATGAGCGAAAATATATTAGATGCCCTTACCCGTTTGTTCGGGATCATCTCTAAGCAAGATGGGGGAGCCACCCAAATCGAAAGAGACTTTGTCATTACGTACTTCAAAGAACACCTTGATCAAAACTCTATTCATACTTATACCCAACTGTATGACGAAGTAGCGGACTATGGCAATCCGGGGCCAGACCGCATCACAATGCGCGAATCAGTCAAAATCTTGAAATATTGTCGTGAGATTAACCAAAACCTCGCCCAAGGCCAAAAGGTCGTCATCTTGACCAAACTGCTCGAACTCATTGCTACCGACGGAGAATTTACAGACCAACGCCGTGAAATCATCGATACAGTCTCCAAAGCCTTTAACATCGCCGGAGACGAATACAAGGCCATTGAAAGCTATGTAATCAATCGCGAAACAAGCCAGATGAGCTTCAAGGACATCTTGATTGTGAGTAGCAACCTCAATGCCCAGCTTAGCAACCCCGAAGCCAAAACCTTACAGCTCGAAAAACTCGACGGCGAAGTCATCTTCTTGTGGGTGCGCAGCGCTGATATGCTATTTGTAAAGCATCACTGCCAAGAAGAAGAAATACTGCTCAACGGCTTCCCCATTAAGCCCTATCAAGTATACCTATATTCTCGCGGGAGCGCTATCAAAACCGGACAAGGCAAGGCGCTCTATTACAGCGATATAACAGCTATTTTCTTGGAAAATCTCCAAGAAACCAAACTTTCTTTTATTGCCGAAGAAATTGAGTTTACCTTTCCGGCTGGCAACCTCGGCCTCAGAGGAGTTTCTATCAGCGAGACACAAGGCCGCCTCGTCGGGATTATGGGCGGTAGTGGCGCGGGCAAAACCACCTTGCTCAACGTATTGGCTGGCCTCGAAACCCCCTCCAAGGGCGAAGTACTCATCAACAACATTGATATTCATAAGGATAAGGATGCAATAGAAGGCGTAATTGGCTACGTAGCCCAAGATGACTTGCTTATCGAAGAATTGACCGTATACCAAAACCTCTATTACAACGCCAAACTTTGCTTCAACGACCTCAATGAGGCCGAAATAGACGAGCGTGTAGTCAGTGTACTCACAAGCCTCGGCCTAGACCACATCCGGCACCTCAAAGTAGGCAACCCCCTCAACAAAAAAATTAGTGGAGGCCAACGCAAACGCCTCAATATCGCCCTAGAGCTTATCCGAGAGCCCGCAGTGATGTTTGTGGACGAGCCTACCTCCGGCCTCTCCTCACGCGACTCCGAAAACGTAGTCGATTTGCTCAAAGAGATTTCCCTCAAAGGCAAACTCATCTTTGTGGTCATTCACCAGCCCTCGTTAGACATCTACAAGATGTTTGACCGAATGATCATCCTCGACCAAGGCGGCTACCCAATCTATTATGGTGACCCCCTCGAAGCAATCCCATACTTCAAAAAAACCGCCAACCAAGTAGAAGGCGACCGGCGCAACCTCAATCCCGAACAAATCTTCAACATCATTGAAGATCAAGTAGTAAACGAATACGGCCAATATACCAATAAACGCAAAATCACTCCTCAACAGTGGAACGAACACTATAAGGCAAACTTCCAACAAGAGAAGGTCGAAGTGATTGAAGAGCCGCCACCATCGTCGCTCAAGTTGCCCAACTTGTTTGTACAGACAACAATCTTTACCATTCGCGACTTCTTGGCCAAGGTCGGCAACACCCAGTACCTGCTCATCAACTTACTCGAAGCCCCAATTTTGGCGCTGCTGATGGCCTTTGTGATTCGCTTCCAAAACGACCCCAAGGTCGAAGGGAAATATACCTTTATGTTCAATGACAATATTCCGGCTTATATCCTGATATGTGTCATTATTGCGCTCTTTATGGGCTTGACTGTCAGCGCGGAAGAGATTATCAAAGACCGCAAAATTCAAAAACGCGAAAAATTCCTCAACCTCAGCAAAGCCTCCTATCTTTGCTCCAAACTGATTATTCTCTTTACTCTCTCAGCAATTCAAACCCTGACTTTCGTGGTGGTAGGCAACGCCATTCTCGAAATCAAAGGCGAACTGCTCAATTACTGGATAATACTGTTCTCCGTGTCTTGTTTTGCTAATGTGTTGGGGCTGAACATTTCGTCGACCTTCAACTCCGTCGTAACTATCTATATCACCATCCCGCTGCTGCTGATTCCGCAGATGATTTTGAGCGGAATGATTTTTAGCTACGACAAAATGAACGACAATATCACCCTCAAAGGCAAAGTCCCCCCTGTGGCCGACATTATGGTTTCGCGTTGGGCTTTTGAAGCAATGACAGTCAAACAATTCAAAGACAACTACTATAACGAAGACTATTACCAAATCGAGAAGACAGAAAACTACTATCGCGTAAAACAAAAATATTGGGTTCCTGCCCTACGCGAAAAAGTAGACCGCCTAGTCGAAAACTACCACCTTGATGACAAAAACGACTCTGTCATGAAGGTCATCGAAGATGATTTGTCATTGCTGCGCAATGAGATTAGCGATGAAAAACGCTACCATAAATTTGCCAAAAACATCAAAATAGCCGAAGAGCTTACTACTTCGCGCTTCAATGAAGGCGTGGCTGACAAACTCAACACCTACCTCGATAAGGTCAATGATGATGCGACCGAACAAGAAAACAAGGCCGCCCGAGAACGTGAGAAGGTATACGAGAAATTTGAGGCACAAGACCCTAAATACCCCAAAATCAAAGAGCAGTACCACAATAATCAACTCTCCTTGATGATGAAAAAGGAAGAGGTGGCTATCCAAGGCCAACCCTTCATTGAGCACAGAGGCCGGCTAATCCAAAGGATTTATCCCGTCTTTCACGAGCCCAAAAACCCCATCAATTGGTTCGACTATTCCGCACACTTCTTCGCTCCAACCAAACATTTTGCCGGGCGTTGGATTGACACCTACTACTATAACCTCTTTGTTATTTGGCTTTTGACATTTGTTTTGTATCTTACGCTGTATTTCGACGTATTCAAGCGTATATTCAACATTTTCAGTAGATTAGGTTCTCTTAAATCTTAA
- a CDS encoding DUF1987 domain-containing protein codes for MDVINSEGTEDTPKIILDKNNGIFEISGRSLPEDAAEFYDPVLQWLGEYGSSPNPETVFIFKLEYFNTASSKLILDILSKLEGITGTSVLWYYHEDDEDMQEAGTEFSELVEVPFEFKPY; via the coding sequence ATGGACGTAATCAATTCAGAAGGAACAGAAGACACCCCAAAAATAATTCTGGACAAGAATAACGGTATTTTTGAGATCTCAGGTCGTTCTCTGCCCGAAGACGCAGCCGAGTTTTATGACCCCGTTCTCCAATGGCTTGGTGAGTATGGTTCATCACCCAACCCCGAAACTGTGTTTATCTTCAAACTGGAGTATTTCAACACCGCTTCATCAAAACTGATTTTGGATATTCTATCCAAGCTAGAAGGGATCACAGGAACTAGCGTGCTTTGGTATTATCACGAAGACGACGAAGATATGCAAGAGGCCGGTACCGAGTTTTCGGAGCTGGTTGAAGTACCCTTCGAGTTCAAGCCTTACTAA
- a CDS encoding PAS domain S-box protein, with translation MFKNLRIGTKITILVIIIVLISVISVSLIAFNLSRQSVEERYLASINTIAKLKAEKVETFFDKVTANLIFGSQLSIVKDKLRAHQRSNASQVFIAFDTTGKKDPKEDSLTMLSATVYDSTTEAQLQEILQSIEQLYQISFIYLTDAEGNIISEYGENRARVNVRRKVNINDDKRRLTFADQVIAYSNVYKPVDSLNVFKMLAAANVYDQDKSLLGRLVYEIDMSYVYSLAADITGLGTTGEIILARREGNNAVYLNPLRQDSLAPLRKRVRLGEDAHQYLQEAVKGRQGSGFARDYRGEAVLATWRTIPGVEWGVIVKIDQSEINRPTDLLRNAFLIAGLVIIFISLVLGILFSRLLINPLLSLRQVVNLLARGVLPSAIPQSSEDEIGEMAGQLNQLVENLKKTVSFAQSIGQGELDTEFSPISEEDALGVSLIGMRDSIRTAAMRDEEQNWIVVGRAEIGDILRSQNNIETLGEAVIEYITKRINAVQGAFYTTEAHGEDLRDNELVMTASYAYNKKKYLNAKFKFAEGLVGQAAIEQDTIVRTEIPDEYVTITSGILGDRKPKCILIRPLITLVDRQEQVLGVMEFAGFERFSERNVRFVEEISEIIARTVYNIQVTANTQRLLEASQKLSTELQDKQAVLSQNAEIMAAQNEELQIAKNELEFRIEEVHRANEKTRLLLENASEVITIYRENKEISYISPSVEKILGYTQDEMIGMSDTIYIEEGKEAFQQMFQNLILNPRERITIQFSYRIKHPKEDGHEVIWLEATGTNLLDDPAIQGIVVNSRDITERRLVEAEQRMRGQMQALSENSPDLITRISKDGRIFYINPVIENYTGKNKDAYLQQHIDEVEIPPKVLNQWKQSIEQVLTEGYKISFEMDFHSDMGKRIMQVDAIPEYNDQKIVESVLLVSHDITERKIIELEVQNTNKKITESINYAKRIQEAILPDNELIRNYLPQSFILYKPRDVVSGDFPWFYKKGDDIYLAAVDCTGHGVPGALISLIGYFLLNNILGRPENLEPGKILDLLDAEVVETLKQNLGSNSRDGMDISLCKINVKTQTLSYAGAHRPLYYLPEGGHIEELKGDKYPIGGAQYKNRSEFNNIVVSYKPGDAFFIFSDGFPDQFGGPENRKFSPRRIRDIILKHKHEPVDNINNALEQALQAWQGDNKQTDDILLIGVKF, from the coding sequence ATGTTTAAGAACCTCAGAATTGGAACAAAAATTACCATCTTGGTAATTATCATCGTACTCATATCGGTTATATCGGTGAGTTTGATTGCCTTTAACCTTAGCCGGCAGTCTGTAGAAGAACGCTATTTGGCTTCTATCAATACCATTGCCAAGCTGAAAGCCGAAAAAGTAGAAACTTTCTTTGACAAAGTAACGGCCAACCTCATTTTTGGTAGTCAGCTGAGTATTGTTAAAGATAAGCTGCGCGCACACCAACGCAGCAATGCCTCACAAGTGTTTATCGCCTTTGATACCACCGGCAAAAAAGACCCAAAAGAAGACTCTCTCACAATGTTAAGCGCAACGGTATATGACAGTACTACCGAAGCCCAACTCCAAGAGATATTACAGTCTATCGAACAACTCTATCAAATCAGTTTTATTTACCTGACAGATGCCGAAGGGAATATTATTTCTGAATATGGTGAGAATCGCGCGCGGGTCAATGTAAGGCGCAAAGTCAACATCAATGATGATAAACGCCGCCTTACCTTTGCAGACCAAGTCATTGCTTATAGTAATGTATACAAACCCGTAGACAGCCTCAATGTATTCAAAATGTTGGCCGCCGCCAATGTGTATGACCAAGATAAGTCGCTGTTGGGGCGGTTGGTTTACGAAATTGATATGAGCTATGTCTACTCCTTGGCTGCCGACATCACAGGCTTAGGAACTACAGGAGAAATCATCTTGGCGCGCCGCGAAGGCAACAACGCCGTATACCTCAACCCATTACGACAAGACTCGCTAGCACCCTTGCGCAAAAGGGTACGCCTAGGCGAAGACGCACACCAGTACCTACAAGAGGCCGTCAAGGGCCGTCAAGGCTCCGGCTTTGCTCGTGATTATCGTGGCGAGGCGGTGTTGGCTACTTGGCGAACTATCCCCGGGGTAGAGTGGGGGGTGATTGTAAAAATAGACCAATCCGAAATCAATCGCCCTACAGACTTGTTGCGCAATGCCTTTCTTATCGCAGGGCTAGTCATCATCTTTATCTCGCTGGTATTGGGTATTTTATTTTCCCGACTGCTCATCAATCCTTTGCTCTCCCTCCGGCAGGTTGTCAATTTACTGGCGCGGGGAGTCTTGCCTAGCGCCATTCCCCAAAGCTCCGAAGATGAAATAGGCGAAATGGCCGGACAGCTGAACCAACTGGTAGAGAATCTCAAGAAAACCGTAAGCTTTGCCCAAAGTATAGGCCAAGGCGAGCTAGACACAGAGTTTAGCCCCATTAGCGAAGAAGATGCCCTCGGCGTATCTCTCATAGGAATGCGCGACAGCATCCGTACCGCTGCTATGCGCGACGAAGAGCAAAACTGGATTGTAGTAGGCCGCGCCGAAATCGGTGATATTCTCCGTAGCCAAAACAACATCGAAACCTTGGGCGAAGCCGTCATCGAATACATTACCAAGCGAATCAATGCCGTTCAGGGCGCTTTCTACACCACCGAAGCCCACGGCGAAGATCTCCGCGACAACGAACTCGTGATGACAGCTAGCTATGCTTACAACAAGAAAAAGTACCTTAATGCCAAATTTAAATTTGCTGAAGGGCTGGTTGGTCAAGCTGCTATCGAACAAGATACAATCGTCCGAACTGAAATCCCGGATGAGTATGTAACCATCACCTCAGGTATCTTGGGAGACCGCAAACCCAAATGTATTCTCATACGCCCGCTCATCACCCTAGTAGACCGCCAAGAGCAAGTGTTGGGGGTGATGGAGTTTGCAGGCTTTGAGCGCTTTAGTGAGAGAAATGTCCGGTTTGTTGAAGAAATCAGCGAAATCATTGCCCGTACAGTATACAATATCCAAGTAACAGCCAATACCCAGCGCCTACTGGAAGCCTCTCAGAAACTCAGTACAGAGCTACAAGACAAACAGGCTGTATTGAGCCAAAACGCAGAAATAATGGCTGCGCAAAACGAAGAGCTACAAATCGCCAAAAACGAACTCGAATTTAGAATAGAAGAGGTACACCGCGCCAACGAAAAAACGCGCCTCCTACTCGAAAACGCTTCCGAAGTAATCACCATCTACCGTGAGAATAAAGAAATCAGCTATATAAGCCCCTCGGTAGAGAAAATCTTGGGCTATACCCAAGATGAAATGATTGGGATGAGTGATACCATTTACATCGAAGAAGGAAAAGAAGCCTTCCAGCAGATGTTCCAAAACCTCATCCTGAACCCCCGCGAACGCATTACCATCCAGTTTAGCTACCGCATCAAACACCCCAAAGAAGACGGCCACGAAGTGATTTGGCTAGAGGCTACTGGGACTAACCTGCTCGATGACCCCGCCATCCAGGGGATTGTGGTCAATAGCCGCGATATTACTGAGCGCCGCCTAGTAGAAGCCGAACAACGGATGCGCGGCCAAATGCAGGCACTCTCTGAAAACTCCCCCGACCTTATCACCCGTATTAGCAAAGATGGACGTATCTTCTATATCAACCCTGTAATTGAAAATTATACAGGGAAAAATAAAGATGCCTATCTACAACAACATATTGATGAGGTAGAAATACCCCCCAAAGTCTTGAACCAATGGAAGCAAAGTATAGAACAAGTGCTGACAGAGGGCTATAAAATCAGCTTTGAAATGGATTTCCACTCTGACATGGGCAAACGCATTATGCAGGTCGATGCTATTCCGGAATATAATGACCAAAAAATCGTAGAGTCTGTTCTCTTGGTATCGCATGATATTACCGAACGTAAAATCATCGAACTCGAAGTTCAGAATACCAATAAGAAAATCACCGAAAGTATCAACTACGCCAAGCGTATCCAAGAAGCAATCTTGCCAGACAATGAGTTGATACGCAATTATTTACCACAATCATTTATCCTCTACAAACCCCGCGATGTGGTTAGTGGAGACTTCCCTTGGTTCTACAAAAAAGGAGATGATATCTACCTAGCCGCCGTAGACTGTACTGGCCACGGCGTACCCGGCGCCTTGATTTCCTTGATTGGCTACTTCTTGCTCAACAATATCTTAGGACGCCCCGAAAACCTCGAACCCGGCAAGATACTCGACCTGCTGGATGCAGAGGTAGTGGAAACACTCAAACAAAACCTCGGCTCCAACTCTAGAGACGGAATGGACATCTCGCTATGCAAAATTAATGTGAAAACCCAAACACTGTCGTATGCAGGGGCTCACCGCCCGCTCTACTACTTGCCCGAAGGCGGCCACATAGAAGAACTCAAAGGCGACAAGTACCCCATTGGTGGCGCGCAATACAAAAATAGAAGCGAGTTCAATAACATAGTAGTGTCATACAAACCCGGAGATGCCTTCTTTATCTTCTCCGACGGCTTCCCCGACCAATTTGGCGGCCCCGAAAACCGCAAGTTCTCCCCTCGACGCATTCGAGATATTATCTTGAAACACAAGCACGAACCCGTGGATAACATCAACAATGCCCTCGAACAAGCCCTCCAAGCTTGGCAAGGCGATAATAAACAAACGGACGACATCTTATTAATAGGCGTAAAATTTTGA